A genomic window from Herbiconiux aconitum includes:
- a CDS encoding glycosyltransferase family 4 protein, with protein MATLRVIIDQLVAPVPGGIGRYTLELTRQLIATAPRNCDVEGIVSAVPTETVDSVRDRLPGLAGLHRASLPRRELSAAWQHGIIGSSGGGMVHATSMLAPLRRHDRREELGTQTAVTIHDVVPWTHPETLTPRGVTWHKAMAKRAAKFADAIVVPTHSVAQELSQYFNFGDRIRVIGGAVSEELRLPSDPDSRAEALGLPSRYVLAVGTLEPRKGLASLIQALAEPSIADLPLVIAGPEGWGDVDVATVAAAAGVDASRIHVLGFLSDSDLALALERATVFVYPSQAEGFGLPVVEAFNFGTPVIHADVPALLEVAAGSTFVVERTKPSEFPGQLADAIHTVTTDAALRNRLSISGLDRARAFSWRDSADKVWQLHADL; from the coding sequence ATGGCCACGCTACGGGTGATCATCGACCAGCTGGTCGCTCCCGTACCGGGCGGTATCGGTCGTTACACGCTCGAACTGACCAGGCAGCTGATCGCCACCGCGCCGCGCAACTGCGACGTCGAGGGCATCGTGTCGGCCGTGCCGACCGAGACCGTGGATTCGGTGCGCGACCGACTTCCCGGGCTCGCGGGGCTGCACCGGGCATCCCTGCCGCGGCGTGAATTGTCAGCTGCCTGGCAGCACGGCATCATCGGTTCCTCCGGGGGCGGGATGGTGCACGCCACCAGCATGCTCGCACCCCTGCGCCGACACGACCGGCGTGAAGAGCTCGGTACGCAGACCGCCGTGACCATCCACGACGTCGTTCCGTGGACGCATCCGGAGACCCTCACCCCGCGCGGCGTCACCTGGCACAAGGCCATGGCGAAGCGTGCTGCGAAGTTCGCTGACGCGATCGTGGTGCCTACGCACTCCGTGGCGCAGGAGCTCTCGCAGTACTTCAACTTCGGCGACCGCATCCGCGTGATCGGCGGTGCCGTGAGCGAGGAGCTGCGGCTGCCGTCCGACCCCGATTCGCGCGCCGAGGCGCTCGGGCTGCCCTCGCGGTACGTGCTCGCCGTCGGCACCCTTGAGCCGCGCAAGGGGCTGGCGTCGCTGATCCAGGCGCTCGCCGAGCCCTCCATCGCCGATCTGCCGCTCGTGATCGCCGGGCCCGAGGGCTGGGGCGATGTCGACGTGGCCACGGTCGCCGCAGCTGCCGGAGTCGACGCGTCGCGCATCCACGTGCTCGGCTTCTTGAGCGACAGCGATCTCGCGCTCGCCCTGGAGCGCGCCACCGTCTTCGTCTACCCGAGCCAGGCCGAAGGCTTCGGGCTCCCGGTCGTCGAGGCGTTCAACTTCGGCACCCCCGTCATCCACGCCGACGTGCCGGCGCTGCTCGAGGTGGCGGCCGGCTCGACGTTCGTGGTCGAGCGCACCAAGCCCTCCGAATTCCCGGGCCAGCTGGCGGATGCGATCCACACGGTCACGACGGATGCCGCCCTCCGCAACCGCCTCTCGATCTCGGGCCTCGACCGCGCGCGTGCGTTCTCGTGGCGCGACTCGGCCGACAAGGTCTGGCAGCTGCACGCTGATTTGTAG